In one window of Paraflavitalea soli DNA:
- a CDS encoding glycoside hydrolase family 127 protein: protein MIRKRLAYAFLLLLTGTTYARQPLQTFPLSDVRLLEGPFKAAQQTDMNYMLSLEPDRLLVPFLREAGLPVKAASYGNWENTGLDGHIGGHYLSALSLMYASTGEERVKQRLDYMIDQLALCQQANGDGYIGGIPGGKAMWKDVAAGKIDAGAFSLNNKWVPLYNIHKLYAGLYDAWMVAGNQKARLLLVNLCNWCVQLVSGLSDAQVQQMLRSEHGGLNETFADVAAATGNQQYLELARRFSDRRILDPLVQQKDALTGLHANTQIPKVIGYKRIAEVAHDTTWASAAAFFWNTVVQHRSVSIGGNSVREHFHPSNDFSSMLESREGPETCNSYNMLKLTKHLFLTAPSAAYMDYYERTLYNHILSSQRPTGGFVYFTPMRPQHYRVYSQPQDGFWCCVGSGLENHGKYGELIYAHNTTDVYINLFIPSVLTWKEKGLKLSQQTRFPYEEKSSIQLELKKPARFAIRLRQPSWITNHQLKVLVNGKPFPVAAPDASSYITISRLWKSGDVITLQLPMHTEAEFLPDSSQWVSFVHGPVVLAAATDTTRLDGLLADGSRMGHIAAGPLIPLEEAPLAVGNQAQLAAAIKTDQLNNLTFKAPGLFDQSKYSQLTLQPFFTVHNSRYVIYFPYTKPENLGQLKQAMADKEKARMALEAITVDLVHCGEQQPESDHQFKGERTESGSFREEHFRNAKGWFSYVLRNEGALAKKLRVKYYGRERNRQFDIYVNDILLSTVKLEGEGRDAFTDADYALPESLLAHAATSITVKFVAKEGAATANIFEVRLLK from the coding sequence ATGATCAGGAAAAGACTTGCCTACGCTTTTTTATTGCTGCTTACTGGAACTACCTATGCCCGGCAGCCACTACAAACCTTTCCCCTTTCTGATGTGCGCCTGCTCGAAGGCCCATTTAAAGCGGCGCAGCAAACGGATATGAACTATATGCTTTCCCTGGAGCCTGACCGCCTGCTTGTCCCTTTCCTGCGCGAAGCGGGCCTGCCTGTAAAGGCTGCCTCTTATGGCAACTGGGAAAATACCGGTCTCGATGGTCATATCGGCGGCCATTACCTATCGGCCTTATCATTGATGTATGCTTCCACAGGGGAGGAGCGCGTAAAGCAAAGGTTGGATTATATGATCGATCAGTTGGCTTTATGCCAGCAGGCCAATGGTGATGGATACATCGGTGGCATTCCCGGCGGCAAAGCCATGTGGAAGGATGTAGCGGCGGGTAAAATAGATGCCGGTGCATTCTCTTTGAATAACAAATGGGTGCCCCTCTACAATATCCATAAACTCTATGCGGGCTTGTATGATGCCTGGATGGTCGCCGGCAATCAAAAAGCAAGACTATTATTGGTGAACCTCTGCAACTGGTGTGTGCAATTGGTCTCCGGCCTTTCTGATGCGCAGGTGCAACAAATGCTCCGGAGTGAACATGGCGGATTGAATGAAACCTTTGCCGATGTGGCCGCCGCTACGGGCAATCAACAATACCTGGAGCTTGCCCGCCGCTTTTCCGACCGTCGTATCCTTGATCCTTTGGTGCAACAAAAAGATGCCCTCACCGGCCTCCATGCCAATACCCAAATTCCCAAAGTAATAGGCTATAAGCGCATCGCTGAGGTGGCGCATGATACCACTTGGGCCAGCGCCGCTGCTTTCTTTTGGAATACCGTCGTACAGCACAGATCAGTGTCCATAGGAGGAAACAGCGTGCGGGAGCATTTCCATCCTTCCAATGATTTCAGCTCTATGTTGGAATCACGCGAAGGCCCGGAGACCTGCAACTCCTACAATATGCTCAAGCTTACCAAACACCTCTTCCTTACTGCGCCTTCGGCTGCCTATATGGATTATTATGAGCGTACCTTATACAACCATATTCTTTCCTCACAAAGGCCCACGGGTGGATTTGTTTATTTCACCCCCATGCGCCCCCAGCATTACCGGGTGTATTCTCAGCCCCAGGATGGCTTTTGGTGCTGTGTAGGATCGGGCCTCGAGAACCATGGCAAATATGGTGAGCTGATCTATGCACACAATACGACAGATGTCTACATTAACCTGTTTATACCATCGGTGCTCACCTGGAAAGAAAAAGGATTGAAGCTGTCACAACAGACCAGGTTCCCGTATGAAGAGAAGTCCTCCATTCAACTGGAGCTGAAAAAGCCGGCCCGTTTTGCTATCCGGTTGCGGCAGCCGTCCTGGATCACCAATCATCAGCTGAAAGTATTGGTGAATGGGAAACCATTTCCTGTGGCTGCCCCCGACGCTTCCTCCTATATTACCATCAGCCGCCTGTGGAAGTCAGGTGATGTGATTACCCTTCAGTTGCCCATGCATACCGAAGCGGAGTTTTTACCTGATAGTTCCCAATGGGTTTCTTTTGTACACGGGCCTGTCGTTCTCGCCGCAGCAACCGATACCACCCGCCTGGATGGTTTGCTGGCCGATGGCAGCCGGATGGGCCATATAGCCGCCGGGCCACTCATTCCCCTGGAAGAGGCGCCATTGGCAGTTGGTAATCAAGCCCAATTGGCGGCGGCTATCAAGACCGACCAACTGAACAATTTAACATTCAAAGCGCCCGGCCTTTTCGATCAATCAAAATACAGCCAACTCACTTTGCAGCCTTTCTTCACCGTGCACAACAGCCGCTACGTGATCTATTTTCCCTATACAAAGCCTGAAAACCTGGGCCAGCTTAAGCAGGCCATGGCAGATAAAGAAAAGGCGAGGATGGCGCTGGAAGCCATCACCGTTGATCTTGTACATTGTGGTGAACAACAACCGGAATCTGATCATCAGTTTAAAGGCGAGAGAACGGAATCGGGATCATTCCGGGAAGAACATTTCCGCAATGCGAAGGGATGGTTCTCCTATGTCTTGCGCAATGAAGGCGCCCTGGCAAAAAAACTGCGGGTAAAATACTATGGACGTGAGCGCAACAGGCAATTTGATATATACGTAAATGATATATTGCTTTCTACCGTAAAGCTGGAAGGAGAAGGTAGGGATGCATTCACGGATGCGGATTACGCATTGCCCGAAAGCCTGCTCGCTCATGCAGCTACCTCGATCACTGTAAAGTTTGTTGCTAAAGAAGGAGCTGCTACCGCCAATATTTTTGAAGTACGGCTGTTGAAATAG
- a CDS encoding DUF1338 domain-containing protein: protein MSSTTDTLEKVLSGLMQRYQQRVPDVAAIIKAMIKAGIIAREQDIENDHIAFRTLGVPHLGIASLEKIFLYYGYQKRDYYYFKEKKLNAYWYAPPVAGLPRIFVSELRVADLSPQARQIIHHYTDKVSSDPVDAINLDDAVAVDHYLHSSSWELPTLADYEAMAAESEYAAWAIYNRYYLNHYTLSVHNLPKPYDTLEVFNGFLEQNGIVLNDAGGKIKQSPDGNLLQSSTVAGMVDAEFAGGDHKAIPGSYVEFAERRVLEAFRHLPADQITPAHRREGFEAGNADKIFESTYLEQAGKR from the coding sequence ATGTCAAGTACAACAGATACATTGGAAAAAGTGTTGTCCGGGCTTATGCAGCGGTACCAGCAACGGGTACCCGACGTGGCGGCTATTATTAAAGCCATGATCAAAGCCGGCATCATTGCCCGTGAGCAGGATATAGAGAATGATCATATCGCTTTCAGGACACTGGGCGTGCCCCACCTCGGTATCGCTTCCCTGGAAAAGATATTCCTCTATTATGGATACCAGAAAAGGGATTACTATTATTTCAAGGAGAAAAAGCTCAATGCTTATTGGTATGCACCCCCTGTTGCCGGGCTGCCCCGCATATTTGTATCCGAACTGCGCGTGGCCGATCTGAGCCCACAGGCCCGGCAGATCATTCATCATTATACCGATAAGGTAAGCTCCGATCCTGTCGATGCCATCAACCTCGATGATGCGGTGGCTGTAGATCATTACCTGCACAGCAGTTCCTGGGAACTGCCCACCCTGGCCGATTATGAAGCCATGGCCGCTGAGTCCGAATACGCTGCCTGGGCCATTTACAACAGGTATTACCTCAACCATTATACCTTGTCCGTACACAACCTGCCCAAACCTTATGACACCCTGGAGGTATTCAATGGTTTCCTGGAACAAAATGGCATTGTGCTCAATGATGCCGGTGGCAAGATCAAGCAGAGCCCCGATGGCAACCTGCTGCAGAGCAGTACCGTGGCAGGCATGGTGGATGCGGAATTTGCCGGTGGCGATCATAAAGCTATTCCCGGCTCCTATGTCGAGTTTGCCGAAAGAAGGGTCCTGGAAGCATTCCGTCATTTACCGGCCGATCAGATCACCCCGGCCCATCGCCGGGAAGGATTTGAAGCAGGGAATGCAGATAAGATATTTGAAAGCACCTACCTGGAGCAGGCAGGTAAAAGATAG
- a CDS encoding saccharopine dehydrogenase family protein: MKRIAVTGMGKVGSLVGTLLADMFTVTGIDKQAPAAPVDFTTVEGNVADPAALRQLLSGQDAVVSCLPYHLNLAVARIAYELGIHYFDLTEDVATTAAIRQMAETSKGVMIPQCGLAPGFIGIAGAQLAQSFTRVRDMELRVGALPRYPNGLMGYSFTWSPAGVINEYINDAEVIHNGVRKMVPSLEGLETINIEGQEFEAFSTSGGLGTLCETLEGKVDTLNYKTIRYPGHARLMRFLLYELILKEKRELLEQILTEAKPPVSQDVVYVYAVVEGWAGKELKREEFYRAYHPRDINGRNWRAISWTTAASVAAVVEMVATGSLPNKGFVKQEDIALDAFYATRWGRLYAEEQND, from the coding sequence GTGAAACGTATTGCTGTTACCGGCATGGGTAAAGTAGGCTCTTTAGTGGGCACTTTACTGGCCGACATGTTTACCGTTACAGGTATTGACAAGCAGGCCCCCGCCGCACCTGTTGATTTTACGACCGTCGAAGGCAATGTGGCCGATCCCGCTGCCCTGCGCCAATTGCTCAGCGGCCAGGATGCTGTCGTATCCTGCCTGCCTTACCACCTCAACCTCGCCGTGGCCCGTATAGCTTATGAACTGGGCATTCATTATTTCGATCTTACAGAAGATGTAGCCACCACCGCTGCCATCCGCCAGATGGCTGAAACATCCAAAGGAGTGATGATCCCCCAGTGTGGACTGGCGCCCGGTTTTATTGGCATTGCAGGTGCCCAGCTGGCCCAGTCATTTACCCGCGTAAGAGATATGGAACTCAGGGTAGGCGCCCTGCCCAGGTATCCCAATGGCCTGATGGGTTATTCCTTTACCTGGTCGCCCGCAGGTGTGATCAATGAATACATCAATGATGCGGAAGTGATCCACAATGGTGTGCGTAAAATGGTACCTTCGCTGGAAGGATTGGAAACCATCAATATCGAAGGACAGGAATTTGAAGCCTTCTCCACCTCCGGTGGACTGGGCACTTTGTGTGAGACCCTCGAAGGAAAAGTTGATACCCTCAATTATAAGACCATCCGTTACCCGGGTCATGCGCGCCTGATGCGTTTCCTGTTATATGAATTGATCCTGAAAGAAAAAAGAGAACTGCTGGAACAGATACTCACAGAAGCCAAACCACCCGTAAGCCAGGATGTTGTATATGTATATGCCGTAGTGGAAGGATGGGCCGGCAAGGAATTAAAACGTGAAGAGTTTTACCGGGCTTACCATCCCCGTGATATCAATGGCCGCAACTGGCGTGCCATCTCCTGGACTACTGCTGCTTCCGTAGCGGCTGTAGTGGAAATGGTAGCTACAGGCAGCCTGCCCAATAAAGGATTTGTAAAACAGGAAGACATTGCCCTCGATGCATTTTATGCCACCCGTTGGGGACGTCTCTATGCCGAAGAACAAAATGATTAA
- a CDS encoding helix-turn-helix domain-containing protein produces the protein MNYQVFNLPEILQPFVKYFWVLDAVTGDAISTLRAFPDKPSGLTYSGKLTAIGISPKLFARISRFQESLYQLRAGKYDKLSDVAYENEYFDQSYFIRVFKEFTGFSPVQFKKNLQSSSS, from the coding sequence ATGAACTACCAGGTATTTAATCTGCCGGAAATATTGCAGCCCTTTGTAAAATACTTTTGGGTGCTTGATGCTGTCACCGGTGATGCCATATCAACATTAAGGGCCTTTCCCGATAAGCCTTCCGGGCTTACCTATTCGGGTAAACTCACAGCCATTGGGATTTCACCCAAATTGTTTGCGAGGATTTCCCGGTTCCAGGAATCACTGTATCAATTGCGTGCCGGTAAATACGACAAACTTTCTGATGTGGCTTATGAGAACGAATACTTTGATCAATCCTATTTTATAAGAGTCTTCAAAGAGTTTACCGGTTTTTCACCTGTACAATTCAAAAAGAACTTGCAGTCCTCTTCCTCTTGA
- the dusB gene encoding tRNA dihydrouridine synthase DusB, translating into MIKIGNITLPDFPLLLAPMEDVSDPPFRVVCKDNGADLLYTEFISSEGLIRDAIKARRKLDIFDEERPVGIQIFGGDEERMAMAARIVDVTNPDLLDINFGCPIKGIVNRGAGAGVLKDIDLMVRLTEACVKSTRLPVTVKTRLGWDDATKNIEEVAERLQDAGIQALAIHGRTRCQLYKGEADWSLIAKVKNNPRIHIPIFGNGDINTPQKALEYKNRYGVDGIMVGRAAIGYPWIFREIKHYVQTGGMLPAPTLAERVAVSRKQLRRSVAWKGPKAGIYSMRRQYLYYFKGLPGFAELRQRLVTAITIEEAESVLDEILIKYEGFEMVQEPIVLKDYHENCAL; encoded by the coding sequence TTGATCAAAATAGGAAATATAACACTGCCCGATTTCCCCTTGTTACTGGCACCCATGGAGGATGTGAGTGATCCGCCTTTCCGGGTGGTGTGCAAGGACAACGGGGCCGACCTGTTGTATACGGAATTTATTTCGAGCGAAGGGCTAATCCGCGATGCCATCAAGGCCCGGCGCAAGCTGGATATTTTTGATGAAGAACGGCCCGTAGGCATCCAGATATTTGGTGGTGATGAAGAAAGGATGGCGATGGCTGCCCGCATTGTTGATGTAACCAATCCCGACCTGCTGGATATTAATTTTGGATGCCCCATCAAAGGGATCGTCAACAGAGGCGCCGGCGCGGGTGTATTGAAAGATATTGACCTGATGGTACGGCTTACCGAAGCCTGCGTAAAAAGCACCCGCCTGCCCGTAACAGTAAAAACCCGCCTGGGCTGGGATGATGCCACCAAAAATATTGAAGAAGTAGCCGAGCGCTTACAGGATGCAGGTATACAGGCGCTGGCTATCCATGGCCGCACGCGCTGCCAGTTGTACAAAGGAGAAGCCGACTGGAGCCTGATTGCCAAAGTGAAGAACAATCCACGTATACATATTCCCATCTTCGGCAACGGTGATATCAACACGCCACAAAAAGCACTGGAATATAAGAACCGCTATGGGGTAGATGGCATCATGGTGGGCCGTGCAGCGATTGGTTATCCCTGGATCTTCCGTGAGATCAAACATTATGTGCAAACAGGTGGGATGCTCCCCGCTCCTACCCTGGCAGAAAGAGTGGCAGTAAGCAGGAAACAACTACGCAGATCAGTAGCCTGGAAAGGCCCTAAAGCAGGCATCTACTCTATGCGCCGCCAATACTTGTACTATTTTAAAGGGCTGCCCGGCTTTGCCGAATTGCGTCAGCGGCTGGTAACAGCCATCACGATTGAAGAAGCGGAGTCCGTGCTGGATGAAATATTAATAAAGTATGAAGGCTTTGAAATGGTGCAGGAACCCATCGTATTGAAAGATTACCATGAGAACTGCGCCTTGTAG
- a CDS encoding helix-turn-helix domain-containing protein, producing MKSKVAKRIQEETPEEVRIFVRQYTDIVLRINQILKAKGYTQKDLADKMKKKPSEINKWLKGYHNLTLKTLAKLEAELGEPIINASKAPVRPART from the coding sequence ATGAAGAGCAAAGTTGCCAAAAGAATACAGGAAGAAACACCTGAAGAGGTAAGGATCTTCGTACGACAGTACACCGATATTGTATTACGAATTAACCAAATCCTAAAAGCCAAGGGGTATACTCAAAAAGACCTGGCTGACAAAATGAAGAAAAAGCCTTCTGAGATCAATAAATGGTTAAAAGGCTATCACAACCTAACGCTTAAGACACTTGCCAAATTAGAGGCGGAGCTAGGTGAGCCCATTATCAATGCATCAAAGGCGCCTGTTCGACCTGCCCGCACTTAA
- a CDS encoding aminotransferase-like domain-containing protein encodes MFPWRAVILINKASGKPIYLQVVDSIIAEIHAGRLRPGQKLPGARTLGELLGLNRKTIVAAMDELNSQGWIESFVHKGTFVSSRIPSIAYQSLPGKELPGNQETTAVQVNDPSWLETLYLDGSGKKMMDDGVPDVRLAPMQQLFAHHRSLLSKKAYLSLLKYNHVAGDLDLRTTLSTYLQETRGINSTPENIFLTRGSQMGIYLTLAALIKRGDSCFTTFPGYQIVDDMIKHLGGKVVHIPVDEEGLLTGSIEKICKKKKIKLLYATPHHHYPTTVTLSPDRRIELLRLASKYNFFILEDDYAYDFQYANNPVLPLASVNNNRVIYIGSFSKCISPSVRTGYVVASGAVIKVVNKLRRIIDRQGDPLLERALSEFIKSGDLQRHLKKVVKLSLHRRDYFCALLTKHLSGEISFVKPEGGMSVWIVFKKAKTAKGLLEKLCQAGYLIDSERVFLEKLHAIRIGFASLTEKEMEDFVGALRDAAQGSP; translated from the coding sequence ATGTTTCCCTGGCGGGCAGTTATCCTGATCAATAAAGCATCAGGAAAGCCTATCTACCTACAGGTGGTGGATTCGATCATTGCAGAGATCCATGCAGGGCGTCTCCGGCCCGGACAAAAACTGCCGGGGGCCAGAACATTGGGCGAACTACTTGGTCTTAACCGTAAGACGATCGTAGCGGCGATGGATGAGTTGAACAGCCAGGGCTGGATTGAAAGTTTTGTACATAAAGGGACCTTTGTTTCATCGCGTATACCCAGTATTGCCTATCAATCTTTGCCGGGAAAAGAGCTGCCGGGCAACCAGGAAACAACGGCAGTACAGGTCAATGACCCCTCCTGGCTGGAGACGCTGTACCTGGATGGAAGTGGTAAAAAAATGATGGACGATGGAGTACCGGATGTAAGGCTTGCGCCGATGCAACAACTATTCGCGCACCACCGGTCATTGCTTTCGAAGAAAGCCTACCTCAGTTTGCTGAAGTATAACCATGTAGCAGGCGACCTGGACCTGCGCACCACACTGAGCACTTATCTACAGGAAACCAGGGGCATTAACAGCACACCGGAAAACATCTTCCTAACGAGGGGCAGCCAGATGGGCATCTACCTGACATTGGCCGCGCTCATCAAACGCGGGGACAGCTGTTTTACCACTTTTCCCGGCTATCAAATTGTAGACGACATGATCAAACATCTCGGCGGCAAGGTGGTGCATATACCGGTGGATGAAGAAGGACTTCTTACCGGCAGCATAGAAAAGATATGTAAAAAGAAGAAAATAAAATTGCTCTACGCTACTCCGCATCACCACTACCCCACTACTGTTACGCTCTCCCCTGACCGCCGGATAGAATTATTGCGGCTGGCATCGAAATATAATTTCTTTATTCTTGAAGATGATTATGCTTATGATTTTCAGTATGCCAACAATCCTGTACTTCCTCTTGCCAGTGTTAACAATAACCGGGTGATCTATATAGGCTCCTTCAGCAAATGCATATCGCCCTCTGTACGGACGGGCTATGTGGTGGCCAGCGGCGCTGTGATAAAAGTGGTGAATAAGTTAAGGCGGATCATTGACCGACAAGGTGATCCTTTGCTGGAACGGGCATTGAGTGAATTCATCAAATCGGGAGACCTGCAACGGCACCTGAAAAAAGTGGTGAAATTGAGCCTACACCGCAGGGATTATTTTTGTGCTTTGCTGACGAAGCATTTGTCTGGCGAAATCAGTTTTGTAAAACCCGAAGGGGGCATGAGTGTATGGATTGTTTTTAAGAAAGCAAAAACAGCCAAGGGGCTGCTGGAAAAACTTTGCCAGGCAGGTTATTTGATAGACTCGGAACGGGTATTCCTGGAGAAGCTACATGCCATAAGAATAGGGTTTGCGTCGCTGACGGAAAAAGAGATGGAAGACTTTGTGGGGGCGCTTAGGGATGCGGCGCAGGGTAGCCCCTAA
- a CDS encoding family 16 glycosylhydrolase, with product MNKREVHMVQLLSIVLCSLSITFSSSGCSSKSKGDNGDTGPAPTISINDVTLFEGNSGNTDFEFLVTLDKKSTRDVTVNYSIVSVSAKAGEDYIVPASLSLTFPAGETQKKLIIPVVGDDIKEGDDAFTVQLQNPVNGSLLKLVGSGTIRNDDTRVAYTNTGYDAPASYPGYTLKWADEFNGPSLDASTWGHQNGDGCPGICGWGNNELEFYTDRPENLYFQNGKMIIEAKPESYQGKNYTSSKILTQGKRPIKFGRIDIRAILPKGKGIWPAFWLMPEKSVFGGWPRSGEIDLMEVVGHEPGKTYGTLHFGPGPGSTQISRNFSLPSQTFNDEFHVFSLEWKEDQIKWLVDGNVFSTVNKADLGSNNYPFNEEFFLIVNLAVGGNWPGNPDATTYFPQWLIVDYIRVYQ from the coding sequence ATGAATAAAAGAGAGGTCCATATGGTTCAGCTACTTTCTATTGTTCTCTGCTCCTTGTCTATTACGTTCTCCTCTTCCGGATGCAGCAGCAAAAGCAAGGGGGATAATGGGGACACCGGGCCGGCGCCGACTATTTCCATTAATGATGTGACGCTCTTTGAAGGCAACAGCGGCAATACTGATTTTGAGTTCCTGGTAACGCTGGATAAGAAGTCGACCAGGGACGTAACAGTAAACTATTCCATAGTTAGTGTGAGTGCGAAGGCGGGAGAAGATTATATAGTACCTGCGAGTCTGTCGCTGACGTTCCCTGCAGGAGAAACGCAGAAGAAGCTTATCATTCCGGTGGTGGGCGACGATATCAAGGAAGGTGATGATGCTTTTACGGTGCAATTGCAGAACCCGGTCAATGGCAGTCTGCTGAAGCTGGTGGGCAGCGGCACTATCCGCAATGATGATACGCGGGTGGCCTATACCAATACGGGTTATGATGCGCCGGCCTCCTATCCTGGGTATACGTTGAAATGGGCTGATGAGTTCAATGGACCATCATTGGATGCAAGTACCTGGGGCCACCAGAATGGGGATGGCTGTCCGGGTATCTGCGGATGGGGCAATAATGAACTGGAGTTTTATACAGACAGGCCGGAGAATCTATATTTCCAGAATGGTAAAATGATCATCGAAGCAAAGCCGGAAAGTTACCAGGGGAAGAACTATACCTCTTCCAAGATCCTCACCCAGGGTAAAAGGCCTATCAAATTCGGGCGGATAGATATCCGTGCGATCCTGCCCAAAGGCAAGGGCATCTGGCCGGCCTTTTGGCTGATGCCGGAGAAAAGCGTGTTTGGCGGATGGCCCAGGAGTGGTGAAATTGACCTGATGGAAGTAGTGGGTCATGAACCGGGAAAGACGTATGGCACGCTGCATTTCGGACCTGGCCCGGGCAGTACACAGATCAGCCGGAATTTTTCACTGCCGTCCCAAACTTTCAATGATGAATTCCATGTATTCTCGCTCGAATGGAAGGAAGACCAGATCAAATGGCTGGTAGACGGGAATGTGTTCTCGACGGTCAACAAGGCCGATCTCGGGAGCAATAATTATCCGTTCAATGAGGAGTTTTTCCTGATCGTAAACCTCGCCGTTGGCGGTAACTGGCCCGGTAACCCGGATGCCACTACCTATTTCCCGCAATGGCTCATCGTAGACTATATCAGGGTCTATCAATAA